AACGCCAGGCCGAGGCCCGCCGAACCAGCCGGTTGAAATTCGACTGAGGTCCAGCCGTACGGCAGGTACCTCGAACACCCCATACTTACGCCGGCCGCTAGCAGCGGTTCATGCGCCGCAGCGCGTCGTGGAGGTGGCTGAGCCAGATATCCACGAGGTGGTCGTATTCGCCCGCGCCTCTGAGCACGGCCTCACATTCGATGCCCGCTTTTTCCAGGCGGGTCTTCCAACTGGTTTCGGAGTCGCCGACCATGTCGCGGGCGGCGTGCCAGCCCGCACCGAAAAGGAATGGCAGGAGGTGGGCCTTTTTGACGCCGTCGCGCTTGAACCGTTCGATGATCGCGTCGATGCCGGGCTCGGCCTCCATGGCGCCCATGTGCACAGACTGGTTGCGCTTCTGGAAGGCGCGGTGCAGGGCCTCGTAGTAGACGTTGCCGTCGTGCTTGGTCCCGTGGCCCATGAAGAGTACGGCGTCATTCTCGCCCTTGCCCTGTTCGGCAATGACCATGACCGCATCGGCCACCTCTTCCACACCCGCTTCTCCAGCCACCAGGGGAAACCCGACTTCCACTCGGGAGAAGCCGTCCTCGCGGAGCATGAGTTCGTTGGCCAGGCTGAGAAGCTCGTGGAACTCGGTGCCCGGAATGAGGTGCAGGGACTGGACGGCCACGTGCGTGACGCCCTCGCTCAGCAGCTTGTACAGGGCTGCCGGCACGGAGTCGACCGCTTCACCGGCCTTCTTCATGTGGCCGCGGATGGTCTTCGAGGTGTAGGCCACGCGCACGGGAATGTCCGGGTACGCGGCCTTTACCCGTTCGGTGATGTGGGTCAGCGAGTCCATGGCATTCTTGTGCCGGGAGCCGAAGGCGGCCAGGACGATGGCTGTGCTCACTGCTTGTTCCTCTTGACCAGTGCCAGCGAGAAGTAGTGGGGCTGCTTCGGGGCGTCCTTGATGTCCATGAGGATGGACTCCTCATCCATGCCCAGCCGGGAGACGAGCACCGTGGTGTCGGCCAGGCGAAGCTTGTTCAGCAGGGCGC
The sequence above is a segment of the uncultured Pseudodesulfovibrio sp. genome. Coding sequences within it:
- a CDS encoding sirohydrochlorin cobaltochelatase → MSTAIVLAAFGSRHKNAMDSLTHITERVKAAYPDIPVRVAYTSKTIRGHMKKAGEAVDSVPAALYKLLSEGVTHVAVQSLHLIPGTEFHELLSLANELMLREDGFSRVEVGFPLVAGEAGVEEVADAVMVIAEQGKGENDAVLFMGHGTKHDGNVYYEALHRAFQKRNQSVHMGAMEAEPGIDAIIERFKRDGVKKAHLLPFLFGAGWHAARDMVGDSETSWKTRLEKAGIECEAVLRGAGEYDHLVDIWLSHLHDALRRMNRC